GTTGTCCACCACCAGCAGCGCCTCCCGCTCGTGCGCGACGGACGCGAGCACCGCGATGTCCGCGATCGACAGCAGCGGGTTGGTCGGCGTCTCCACCCAGATCATCCGGGTGTGCGGCGTCATCGCGGTGCGGACCATGTCCACGTCCGTCAGGTCCACCGCGGACCAGCTCACGCCCCACCGCTCCGCGACCTTGGCGAACAGCCGGAACGTGCCGCCGTACGCGTCGTCCGGGATGATCACGTGGTCGCCCGGCCGGAGCACGGCGCGGAGCAGCGTGTCCTCGGCCGCGAGCCCGCTGGCGAACGCGAATGCCCGGCGCCCGCCCTCGATCGCGGCCAGGCACTCCTGCAGCGCGTCCCGCGTCGGGTTGCCGGACCGCGAGTATTCATAGCCGAGCCGGGGTGAGCCGACGGCGTCCTGTGCATACGTGCTGGTCTGGAAGATCGGGGGCACCACCGCACCGGTGCGTGCCTCCGGGTCCTGGCCCGCGTGGATCGCGAGCGTTTCGAAGCCGTGCGTCATTGCGCTAACGCTAGTCTGCCCGGATGGCGGAGTGCGTGTTCTGTGCGATCGTGGCGGGCACCACGCCCGCAACCGTGGTGGCGGACACCCCGGACGGCGTGGCGTTCCTGGACACCCGCCCGGTCTTCAAGGGGCACGTGCTGGTGGTGCCGCGCCCGCACGTACCGGCGCTGCCCGATCTGGATGTGTCGCTGCTGGGCCCGTTCTTCGCGCTCGTGCAGCGGCTGTCCGTGGCCGTCGAGGCGGGGCTGGGCGCGGGCGGCACGTTCGTGGCGATGAACAACCGGGTCTCGCAGTCCGTGCCGCACCTGCACGCGCACGTGGTGCCGCGCACCAGGGGCGACGGCCTGCGCGGCTTCTTCTGGCCCCGGACGCGCTACACGTCGCCGGCCGAGGCCGAGGACTTCGCCGCCCGGATCACACACGCCCTGACCGGTACGACCACGCAGTGATGTTCCCGATCGGTAAGGATCCGGTGGGCTTCGGTGTTGGATGCTGGTGGAAGCATGAGAGGAGCTCACCGTGTTCTTGCGGTTCAAGAAGCTTGACCTGGTCACCGAGGAGCAGGCGATCCCCGGTCGCTCGGTGTCGATGCCGGTGGCCGACCGCCACACCGTCCTGGGCACCTCGCTGACCGGCCCCTGGCCGTCCGGCGCGGAGGTCGCGGTCTTCGGCATGGGCTGTTTCTGGGGCGCCGAGCGCATCTTCTGGCGGCTCCCCGGCGTGATCTCGACGTCCGCCGGCTACGCCGGAGGCTTCACCGAGAACCCCACCTACGAGGAGGTGTGCTCCGGCCTGACCGGGCACACCGAGGTCGTCCAGGTGGTCTACGACCCGGCGAAGATCTCCTTCGAGACGATCCTGAAGGCGTTCTGGGAGAACCACGACCCGACCCAGGGCATGCGCCAGGGCAACGACGTGGGCACCCAGTACCGCTCCGCGATCTACACCACCACCGACGCCCAGCTGGCGACCGCGGCCGCCTCCCGGGAGGCCTTCGCCCCGGTCGTCGCCCAGGCCGGCCTCGGTGACATCACCACCGAGATCGCGCCGCTCCGGCACTACTACTTCGCCGAGGACTACCACCAGCAGTACCTGTCCGACGCCAAGAACCCCAACGGGTACTGCAACCACGGGCCGAACGGTCTGAGCTGCCCGATCGGCGTCGGCAACATGCCCGCCCAGACCTCCATCGAGGCCCCGGGCGCCCGCTGACCCACCGGCACGCACGGCCGTCGCCCACCCGGGCGGCGGCCGTCGTCATGCGCACCCGGTCAGGCGGCCGCCGGTCAGGCGGCCGGGGAGTCAGGGCTCTGACCGCCGAGGAACCGGACGCGGAGGCCCATCCGGTGGCCGAGGTTGATGATGTCCTCGCGGCGGGAGAGACCGAGGACGTACACGCCGAGGTCGAGGACCACCTCGTCGTCCTTGATCTCGGACGGGACGATGCGCGCGTTGACCTCGCCGGCGATGCGGGTGGCCTCGCGGAGGAGGTCGCGGACGTGCGGCGGGGCGTCGGCGATCGCGGCCTCGTCCTGGGCGGCCTGCTCCGCGACGACGGCCGGGTCCGCGGCCGGGCGTGGGGTGGGACCGTCGTGCTGCTGCTTGACGAGCGAGTCGACCTGGCTGGCCAGCAGCTCGAACTTCGCCTGCCAGGGATCCTTCTCGTCGACCTGCTCGACCGGGGACTCGGCGCGGAGCGTGAGGCCGAAGTAGCGCCAGAGCGGGTTGACGTTCTCCGGGTTGCTGTTGCGGGTGGCCTGGATGTGCGCGGACAGCGCCTCCACCTCACCGCGCAGCGACCACGGGTTCAGGCTGCTGGAGTACTCGTACGTATTGATGATCGACATGTCGAACGGCAGCCGGGTGGTCAGGTTGTCGCGGATCAGGCAGATCGACCGGTTCAGCGCGATCCGGATGCCGAGCTCGAGCATGACGTTCGCGTTGAGCGTGGAGACGTCGCAGAGCACCAGGTCGGACTGGACCAGGTTCTTCACGATCTCGGCCTGGATCAGGGTCGAGCCGCTCGCCGCCGGCGGGATCACCTGGTAGCCGACCTCGCGCAGCGCGGGTGAGATCAGATATTCGAGGACGTGCCCGAAGTGGTCGGCGTCACCCTCGTAGTCGGCGACGCGGTCCGGTGGGGTGGTGATCGGCATCGCGACGAAGCACTTGCGAGTGGTCGACGACAATCCGGCCTCCAGGGCGGAAACGGTACGCAAGACCATGTCACGGTAGCGGGCGGGCACCAGTCGGGCATCCCGCGCGCGGCCCACCCGTTCCGGCTTACGGTCGTACCCCGGAATATTGATCTTGGTTTGCGGGCAACCGGCCATGAGCGCGGCCGGTGGGCGTGTACTACGGTAGGCGCGATCAGCTCGGTGACGGCAAGGACGGTGTGGCGATGTCGGACTTATCCCCCGTCTTGCGCACCTGCCTGTCATGCCACGGCTCGGGCGCCCGCAACCGCCTGCCCTGCATGGCCTGCAAGGGGTCCGGCCTGGTCTGGTGCGAACCGTCCGAGGACGGCCTCGTCGACGGCGAGCACCACGGAGGGCCGGACGATCGGCGACTCGACCCGCCCCGCTGAGTGACCGCGGCATACCAGAAGAGTGAAAGTTCGCCGTCCGTTCACATGGGCGGCGCCATGCGGGGGTAGCACTGAGAGATGGTCACCGCGACGCGCTTCCGGCGTAAGTTCGAGGTCATCGACACCGCGGCCGTGGCCGAGTCGCCCCTGCCGGCGGCTCCGGTCACCCCGAGCGAGGATGACCGGATGCCGACCAACCTGGTCCTGCAGTATCTGCGCGCCCAGCGGGACACGATCCGATGGACCGAGGCCGGCGCCCGGCGCGGCGACGCCGAGGCGGTCCACGACATGCGGGTGGCGATCCGCCGGCTGCGCAGCACGCTCCGCACGTTCCGCGGCCTGTGGGACGCGGAACGCTCCGAGTGGCTGCGCGCGGAGCTGAAGTGGCTGGCCGACCAGCTCGGCCCGGTGCGGGACGGGCAGGTCATGTCCGAGCGGCTGGCCGCCGCGGTCGAGGCCGAGCCGGACCGGCTCGTCCGCGGCCCGGTCGCGGACCGGCTGCGGGAGGGCCTCGGCGACCGCATCGCGGAGGGT
This genomic window from Catenuloplanes niger contains:
- a CDS encoding HIT family protein, which produces MAECVFCAIVAGTTPATVVADTPDGVAFLDTRPVFKGHVLVVPRPHVPALPDLDVSLLGPFFALVQRLSVAVEAGLGAGGTFVAMNNRVSQSVPHLHAHVVPRTRGDGLRGFFWPRTRYTSPAEAEDFAARITHALTGTTTQ
- the msrA gene encoding peptide-methionine (S)-S-oxide reductase MsrA, yielding MFLRFKKLDLVTEEQAIPGRSVSMPVADRHTVLGTSLTGPWPSGAEVAVFGMGCFWGAERIFWRLPGVISTSAGYAGGFTENPTYEEVCSGLTGHTEVVQVVYDPAKISFETILKAFWENHDPTQGMRQGNDVGTQYRSAIYTTTDAQLATAAASREAFAPVVAQAGLGDITTEIAPLRHYYFAEDYHQQYLSDAKNPNGYCNHGPNGLSCPIGVGNMPAQTSIEAPGAR